Proteins encoded by one window of Anaerobacillus sp. CMMVII:
- a CDS encoding calcium-translocating P-type ATPase, SERCA-type — protein sequence MKWYEREIKDVEEITRSHFSNGLTDEEASKRLKQFGYNKLDEGETVSAFFLFIAQFKDFMVIVLLVATLISGLLGEYIDAITIMLIILLNGILGFIQERKAEKSLAALKELSAPQMTVLRAGEWIKVPSSEVVVGDIVKFTSGDRVGADIRIIESKGLRIEESALTGESVPVQKTEAVLSGEDLSIGDQENMAFMGTMVTQGSGIGVIVATGMKTEMGKIAHLLQSAETMITPLQHKLEQLGKILIMVALFLTALVVLIGVYQGHDAYIMFLAGVSLAVAAIPEGLPAIVTVALALGVQRMIKRKAIVRKLPAVETLGCASVICSDKTGTLTQNKMTVTNLWSGGNTWEVSGTGYTPNGDFYTNGKKVSLHLEKSLQQLLTFGALCNNAKIISNDVKEGIFGKSKAEYSIDGDPTEGALIVSAAKAGISRQDLQSDYILVEEFPFESTRKMMSVIVERKKDGKRFVVTKGAPDVLLSRSSQILWEDRLQPLSPQRESAVISSIENLASQALRTIAIAFKEINRDANISSEASVENNLTFIGLQGMIDPPRPEVKASILECSEAGIKTIMITGDHIITAQAIAKQLNILPIHGKIMDGNTLAKMSVSDLEAVVDDIYVYARVSPEHKLKIVKALQAKGHIVAMTGDGVNDAPAIKAANIGVAMGITGTDVAKEASSLVLSDDNFATIKAAIKEGRNIYDNIRKFIRYMLASNVGEILVMLFAMMLGMPLPLVAIQILWINLVTDGLPAMALGLDQAESDVMRRNPRHPQESVFARGLAWKIVSRGFMIGVVTLIAFWLTLSQHPDDLMRAQSVAFATLVMAQLIHVFDCRSEHSVFHRNPFQNIYLVLAVLSSTALMLVVMYFPPLQPVFHTVGLNLREWLLVLGMASIPTIALAGFHIFKRS from the coding sequence ATGAAATGGTATGAACGAGAGATAAAAGATGTTGAAGAAATAACACGTTCGCATTTTTCTAATGGATTAACTGATGAAGAGGCTAGTAAAAGATTAAAACAGTTTGGTTACAACAAATTAGATGAGGGAGAAACGGTTTCTGCATTTTTCTTATTTATAGCACAATTTAAAGACTTTATGGTCATTGTATTATTAGTGGCAACGTTAATTTCTGGTTTGTTAGGCGAATATATTGATGCAATCACGATTATGCTCATTATTTTATTAAATGGAATTTTAGGTTTTATTCAAGAACGTAAGGCGGAAAAATCATTAGCTGCTTTAAAGGAATTGTCAGCACCGCAAATGACCGTCCTTCGAGCTGGTGAGTGGATAAAGGTACCATCAAGCGAAGTAGTTGTCGGCGATATTGTAAAATTTACAAGTGGAGATCGAGTCGGAGCGGATATTCGTATCATTGAATCAAAAGGTCTGAGAATAGAAGAAAGTGCGCTAACGGGAGAATCAGTACCAGTTCAAAAAACAGAAGCTGTCTTGTCAGGTGAAGATCTTTCAATTGGCGACCAAGAAAATATGGCCTTTATGGGGACAATGGTTACCCAAGGAAGCGGAATTGGTGTTATCGTTGCTACCGGAATGAAGACCGAAATGGGGAAAATTGCTCATCTGCTACAGTCAGCAGAAACAATGATAACCCCTTTGCAACACAAACTTGAACAATTAGGGAAAATTTTGATCATGGTTGCACTGTTTCTTACAGCACTAGTTGTTTTAATTGGTGTTTATCAAGGTCATGATGCCTATATCATGTTTTTAGCAGGGGTTTCATTAGCAGTTGCTGCTATACCTGAAGGCTTACCGGCAATTGTAACAGTAGCCTTAGCACTAGGTGTTCAAAGAATGATTAAGCGAAAGGCAATCGTAAGAAAGTTACCAGCAGTAGAAACGTTAGGCTGCGCATCTGTTATTTGCTCAGATAAAACGGGAACGTTGACTCAAAATAAAATGACAGTCACCAATCTTTGGTCTGGGGGAAACACATGGGAAGTCTCAGGAACTGGTTATACGCCAAACGGTGATTTTTATACAAATGGAAAAAAAGTTAGTTTACATTTAGAAAAAAGTTTACAACAACTCTTAACTTTTGGAGCCCTATGTAACAACGCAAAAATAATTTCGAATGATGTTAAAGAAGGCATTTTTGGAAAATCAAAGGCAGAATATTCAATTGATGGAGATCCTACAGAAGGAGCTTTAATTGTTTCAGCTGCTAAAGCAGGTATTTCTAGGCAAGATTTGCAAAGTGACTACATTCTTGTTGAAGAATTTCCATTTGAATCAACAAGAAAAATGATGAGTGTGATCGTAGAACGAAAAAAAGATGGGAAGCGCTTCGTTGTTACGAAAGGGGCACCTGATGTCTTGTTGAGTAGAAGTAGTCAAATATTGTGGGAAGATCGGCTTCAGCCGTTATCGCCTCAAAGAGAATCTGCTGTTATATCTTCTATTGAGAACCTTGCTTCTCAAGCGCTACGAACAATTGCGATTGCATTCAAGGAGATTAATCGAGATGCCAATATTTCTTCTGAAGCTTCGGTAGAAAATAACTTAACATTTATTGGTCTGCAAGGAATGATCGATCCACCAAGACCTGAAGTGAAAGCCTCGATACTTGAATGTAGCGAAGCCGGTATTAAAACAATTATGATTACCGGAGATCATATTATCACTGCTCAAGCAATTGCCAAACAGTTAAACATCCTACCAATCCACGGAAAAATAATGGATGGTAATACGTTAGCGAAAATGAGTGTTTCAGACTTAGAGGCAGTTGTCGATGATATTTATGTTTATGCACGTGTTTCACCTGAGCATAAGTTAAAAATTGTTAAGGCTCTACAGGCAAAGGGACATATTGTAGCTATGACTGGGGATGGAGTAAATGACGCACCAGCCATTAAAGCCGCTAACATCGGGGTCGCCATGGGGATTACCGGTACAGATGTAGCTAAAGAAGCCTCGTCACTTGTTTTGAGTGATGATAACTTTGCGACCATTAAAGCTGCTATTAAGGAAGGAAGAAACATTTACGACAATATCCGTAAGTTTATTCGATATATGCTCGCTTCAAACGTTGGTGAGATACTAGTCATGTTATTTGCAATGATGCTTGGCATGCCCCTCCCACTAGTTGCTATTCAAATCCTATGGATTAATCTCGTAACAGACGGCTTACCAGCGATGGCGCTTGGCCTTGACCAGGCTGAAAGTGATGTTATGAGGCGAAATCCACGACACCCTCAGGAAAGTGTATTTGCTAGGGGGCTAGCTTGGAAAATAGTTAGTCGTGGTTTTATGATAGGGGTAGTTACTTTAATAGCCTTTTGGTTAACTCTCTCTCAACATCCAGATGATTTAATGAGAGCACAATCCGTTGCTTTTGCAACATTAGTTATGGCACAGCTTATTCATGTATTTGATTGTCGTAGTGAACATTCAGTATTCCATCGAAATCCATTTCAAAATATCTACTTAGTATTAGCAGTACTTTCTTCAACTGCATTAATGCTAGTTGTTATGTATTTCCCACCGTTACAACCTGTGTTCCATACGGTAGGTTTAAATCTCCGTGAATGGTTATTAGTCCTTGGTATGGCTTCTATTCCAACAATTGCCCTTGCAGGCTTTCACATATTTAAAAGATCATAA
- a CDS encoding YicC/YloC family endoribonuclease: MRMPRQFLFLEDKLKKQVSRYIQRGKVDIFLTVEGEGLVQRTLQVDWTLLEEFYQRHAEAQKRLQVTQPLSLDRLLLHPDVATILEKEIQSENLATDILATTEKAAIELLQMRQKEGSALALDFKQRLSKVRSLALDISQQAPKVVEAYHNRLVKRVVEFLDGKIEIEEGRLLTEVAIFADKSEY; encoded by the coding sequence ATTCGAATGCCTCGTCAATTTTTATTTTTAGAAGATAAACTCAAAAAACAAGTGAGCCGTTACATACAGCGTGGCAAGGTTGATATCTTTTTAACTGTAGAGGGGGAAGGATTAGTACAAAGAACTCTGCAGGTTGATTGGACCTTATTAGAGGAATTTTATCAGAGGCATGCTGAAGCTCAAAAGCGGCTTCAAGTTACTCAACCACTTTCTTTAGATAGGTTGCTCCTTCATCCCGATGTGGCTACAATATTAGAAAAAGAAATTCAATCCGAAAATCTTGCCACAGATATATTAGCAACTACTGAAAAGGCAGCAATTGAATTGCTACAGATGCGTCAAAAAGAAGGATCTGCTCTTGCGCTTGATTTTAAACAAAGATTGAGTAAGGTAAGGTCTTTAGCTTTGGATATTTCACAACAAGCACCTAAAGTAGTAGAGGCCTACCACAATCGGTTAGTGAAACGAGTGGTTGAATTTTTGGATGGTAAAATAGAAATCGAAGAAGGTCGATTGCTCACCGAGGTAGCAATTTTTGCAGATAAAAGCGAATATTGA
- a CDS encoding DUF1732 domain-containing protein, which produces MNREVNTIGSKSNDIHINKQVVELKAELEKIKRTGSKC; this is translated from the coding sequence ATGAATAGGGAAGTAAATACCATTGGTTCAAAATCAAATGATATACATATCAACAAACAAGTAGTAGAGTTAAAAGCAGAATTAGAGAAAATAAAAAGAACAGGTTCAAAATGTTGA